The proteins below come from a single Bombyx mori chromosome 7, ASM3026992v2 genomic window:
- the LOC100862813 gene encoding UDP-glucosyltransferase 2: MNSMFTIEKLIDNTFALKEMFSILKSFIDTANDTVSNTEVQQLMLDPQTHFDVVIAEWMLTEIFSGFSTIFNCPLIWSSSMEPHSPILQLIDEMVHPAYSSNMLGLFEPPYNFFQRAINTLIEIGLKVAKWFSALIEEQIYKEAFAAAFKAKDLVQPSLEELRYSAALVLGNSHVSSGAPLKLPQNYKAIGGYHIDEQSKPLPKEFKNILDNSKHGVIYFSLGSIVPSKSMPAEIKNGLFEMFRNLKYTVIWKFEDEFQNVPDNVHIVKWAPQQSILAHPNCILFITHGGLLSTTETLHHGVPIIGMPIFGDQAMNVKKAVHKGIGLEVKFDSDTPKNLKAAINEVLSNQKYRDRVKELSLIYHDRPVSPGAELVHWVEHVVKTKGALHLRSPALHVPLYQKLLLDIIFVSLLLFLGFVFFVKFMLTRYLKKKTDIRKKTL; this comes from the exons ATGA ACTCCATGTTCACTATAGAAAAACTAATAGATAACACTTTTGCACTAAAGGAAATGTTTAGCATTCTCAAGTCTTTTATTGATACAGCTAATGATACAGTATCTAATACGGAAGTACAGCAGCTGATGTTAGATCCGCAGACACATTTTGATGTTGTTATTGCAGAATGGATGCTAACTGAAATTTTTAGTGG CTTCAGTACAATTTTCAACTGTCCACTCATATGGTCATCTTCAATGGAACCACACAGCCCCATATTGCAATTGATAGATGAGATGGTCCATCCGGCGTATTCATCAAACATGCTAGGGCTTTTTGAACCGCCATACAATTTCTTCCAAAGAGCAATAAACACTTTGATAGAGATCGGATTAAAAGTAGCCAAATG GTTTTCCGCTTTGATAGAAgaacagatttataaagaagCATTTGCAGCTGCATTCAAAGCAAAAGATCTCGTTCAGCCTAGCTTGGAGGAATTGAGATACTCTGCTGCTTTAGTTTTGGGAAATTCCCACGTTTCTTCTGGAGCTCCGCTGAAATTGCCACAAAATTACAAGGCTATTGGCGGATATCATATAGATGAACAATCTAAACCATTGCCTAAG GAATTTAAGAACATTCTAGACAACTCGAAGCACGGCGTTATTTATTTCAGTCTAGGATCGATAGTTCCAAGTAAATCGATGCCTGCAGAAATCAAAAATGGATTATTTGAAATGTTCAGGAATTTGAAATATACTGTTATATGGAAATTTGAAGATGAATTTCAAAATGTTCCTGACAACGTTCACATCGTAAAATGGGCACCACAGCAAAGCATACTAG cACATCCTAACTGCATTCTCTTCATCACCCACGGTGGCTTATTGTCTACGACGGAAACATTACATCACGGTGTTCCTATTATCGGAATGCCCATATTTGGAGATCAGGCCATGAATGTCAAGAAAGCTGTCCATAAAGGCATTGGACTAGAAGTGAAATTTGACTCGGATACTCCAAAAAATTTGAAAGCAGCTATAAATGAGGTTTTGTCCAATCAAAA aTATCGCGATCGAGTTAAGGAGTTGTCGTTGATATATCACGATCGTCCGGTGTCTCCGGGTGCTGAGCTGGTCCACTGGGTGGAGCACGTCGTCAAGACTAAAGGAGCTCTTCATCTGCGCTCACCAGCACTGCACGTGCCTTTGTACCAGAAGCTGTTATTAGATATAATCTTCGTGTCGTTATTGTTGTTCCTTGGTTTTGTATTCTTCGTCAAATTTATGCTGACCCGgtatttgaaaaagaaaacagatattagaaaaaaaactttgtag